In Geotalea uraniireducens, the genomic window CTCGTGGTTGCTGATCTGCTTCTCCCCATCGGTATATCCCTGACGATCGTAAATGTAGATGATGTCCAGATCCGAGTGGTAGTTGAGTTCGTTCCCCCCCATCTTCCCCATGGCAACCACGGCGAAGTGGGCCTGGCGCTCGTCGCCGTCGGCGTCGCGGAAAATGGGCCGCCCGAAGCGGGCCAGTTCCTTCTTGGCCAGCCGGCAGGCAGCGGCCAGGCAGACTTCGGCCAGCCCGGTCAACTGGTAGGTCAGTTCCGACTGGCCGAGCTTGCCGTAGATGTCGTTCATGCCGATCCGCAGGAACTCCTCGCAGCGGTAGCGCCGGAGCACGTCCAGCCGTTCCTCCAGGTCTTCGGCGGTATCGAGCATCCCGTTCAGCTCCATCTCCATCGCCTCCCGGTCCTTGATGTAGCTGGCATAGGAGCGGGCAACGAGGCCGTCGAGCAGTTCCGGATGGCCGATGAAGATCTTTGAGAGGAATTCGGAGGTGCCGAACAGCGACACCAGCAGCCTGAGGATCTCCCGATTCTCGGCCAGCAGGGCATAGACGGCGGAACGGCTGCCGACGGCGCAGAGGAACCGTTCCAGGTTATTGAGGGCCAGGTCCGGATCGGGGGAGGCAAAAATCTCCTGCAAGAGGAGCGGTGAGATTTTTTCCAGCAGACGCCGGGCCCGTTCGGTCAGCGGAGTCCGGGTTGGACCATCCCGGAGCAGCAGCAGGTTTTCGTAAGCGGCATCGACATTTTCGAAATGTCGTTCGGCAAGCATGTCCTTGATGTAGTCGGGATCGGCATTCCGGTCGAAAAAGTGGAGAATCTCCGGCTTGACCTCCTCCTTCAGCTTTTCATCGCGGGAGAGGAAAAGATCGCCGTAGATCGCCGAAACCCGCCGGCGATGCTGTTCGAGCTGCTCCGAAAATGTCGCCAGGCCATTGCCGCGCCGATAGCCGCAACGGCGGGCCAGGGCCAGCAGCTCATCCTCTTTCCTCGGCAGCGAATGGGTCTGCCGTTCCTGGACCACTTGGATGCGGTGCTCCACCGTCCGGAGAAAGCGGTACGCCTCACTGAGGGCCGAGGCGTCCTCGTCACTGATCAACCGAGCATCGCGCAGCGACTGCAGCGCCTTGAGCGAGTTCCGCTCCCGTAACTGCGGGTTGCGGCCGGCATAGACCAGTTGCAGCGCCTGGATAAAGAATTCGATCTCGCGAATCCCGCCCCGGCCGAGCTTGATATTGTACTCCCCCTCCCGTTCCCGGGCCAGCGAGGCGTCGATCTTCTTCTTCATCGCCATCATGTCCTCGATCAGGTTGTAATCGAGGTATTTCCGGTAGATGAACGGTTCGATCGCCTTGAGAATCTGCTCGCCGAGGGAGATGGAGCCGGCCACCGGCCGCGCCTTGAGCATGGCGACCCGCTCCCACGACTGTCCCCAGTACTCGTAATAGGTCGCCGCCGAGCGAAGGGAGCAGGCGAGGTCGCCGCTCTTCCCCTCGGGCCGGAGTCCGAGATCGACCCGGAAAACGAAACCGTCGGCGGTCACCTGGGAAAGCGCCTTGGAGATCATCTCTCCCAGCTTGGTGAAGAAGGCGTGCAGCGACAGCACGCCTTTCATCCCCCCCTGGCCGTCGGGAACGCCGGCAGTTTCGCCCTGATCCGACGAGTAGAAATAGATCAGGTCGATGTCCGAAGAAAAATTGAGCTCGCGGCCGCCGAATTTCCCCATCCCCATGATGGTCATTTCGGCCTCGCGGAGGCCGTCCGGGGTCCGCATCAGCGGCAGACCGTGCTCCGCTACCAGCTTGGCCCGGGCCACCTCGTAGGCAATCTGCAGCGAAGCGGCCGCCAGGGAGGAGAGCTCGGCGGTCACCTCTTCCAGGGGTGCCAGGCCGACCAGATCGCGCGCGGCGATGCGGAGGATCTCCATGAATTTGTAGCGGCGCAGCAGGGGGAAAAGCGCCGGATAATCGACGTCGGCGGGGAGTTGGGCGCGGAGCAGGCCGAGCATCTCCCGCTCGCTCCGCCGGAGGTCGATCGCTTTCTTGGCAAACAGCTGATGGAAATAGGAGGGATCGCGGCAGAGGATGGTAACGAGGAACGGCGAAGAGCCGCAAACGGCGAGGAATTGAGCCAGCCGCTCCTTCCGGTTGCAGACCGCCAGCAACTCGTCCCGCTCGACGACACCGCTCACCCGCTCCAGGGCATTGAGCGCCATGTCCGGTGACGGCGTCGCCAGCGCGGCAACGGTCACCGTGCGGAGGAGGTGATCGGGAAACACCTGCTGGAGCAGGCGAAGGTTGGCGACAGAGCGGCTGGCATAGGCAAAGCCCCGCTCTTCCAGGAGTTCGACCAGCAGATGGTCGTTGGCGACGCCGGGGTCCCCGGCCAGCGCTTCGTCGAGCCGGCGGGCGAAGTCGTCGTTGCGGCTCATGGTTCCACCAGTGCCCGCAGTCCCTGCCGATAGTCGCCGCGGACCACCCCTTTCTCGGTAATGATCCCGGCAATGTAGCCGGCAGGCGTGACGTCAAACGCTGGATTGCGCACCCTGATCCCTTCCGGGGCCACCGGGAAGCCGTGGAGATGGGTGACCTCCCGGGCATGGCGTTCT contains:
- the glnE gene encoding bifunctional [glutamate--ammonia ligase]-adenylyl-L-tyrosine phosphorylase/[glutamate--ammonia-ligase] adenylyltransferase, coding for MSRNDDFARRLDEALAGDPGVANDHLLVELLEERGFAYASRSVANLRLLQQVFPDHLLRTVTVAALATPSPDMALNALERVSGVVERDELLAVCNRKERLAQFLAVCGSSPFLVTILCRDPSYFHQLFAKKAIDLRRSEREMLGLLRAQLPADVDYPALFPLLRRYKFMEILRIAARDLVGLAPLEEVTAELSSLAAASLQIAYEVARAKLVAEHGLPLMRTPDGLREAEMTIMGMGKFGGRELNFSSDIDLIYFYSSDQGETAGVPDGQGGMKGVLSLHAFFTKLGEMISKALSQVTADGFVFRVDLGLRPEGKSGDLACSLRSAATYYEYWGQSWERVAMLKARPVAGSISLGEQILKAIEPFIYRKYLDYNLIEDMMAMKKKIDASLAREREGEYNIKLGRGGIREIEFFIQALQLVYAGRNPQLRERNSLKALQSLRDARLISDEDASALSEAYRFLRTVEHRIQVVQERQTHSLPRKEDELLALARRCGYRRGNGLATFSEQLEQHRRRVSAIYGDLFLSRDEKLKEEVKPEILHFFDRNADPDYIKDMLAERHFENVDAAYENLLLLRDGPTRTPLTERARRLLEKISPLLLQEIFASPDPDLALNNLERFLCAVGSRSAVYALLAENREILRLLVSLFGTSEFLSKIFIGHPELLDGLVARSYASYIKDREAMEMELNGMLDTAEDLEERLDVLRRYRCEEFLRIGMNDIYGKLGQSELTYQLTGLAEVCLAAACRLAKKELARFGRPIFRDADGDERQAHFAVVAMGKMGGNELNYHSDLDIIYIYDRQGYTDGEKQISNHEYFAKLGQKIISILTTLTREGYVYKIDTRLRPSGNAGPLVTSIESFRNYHRDEAQIWERQALTKARVVYGDERLRRAIEEVIRATVYGAGADDTVRREIRRLRTRMEVELAKEKAGSYNIKTGRGGIVDIEFLVQYLQLCHGRHHPEVRSTNTLLALKAMRLCNVIGEEESTVLQAGYKFLRRLENRLRLIHDYSINDLGGSREYLDKLARRLGYDPKLRHPGTALLNEYERTTEAVRAVYDTIMGGGEE